In a single window of the Pseudodesulfovibrio profundus genome:
- a CDS encoding sulfotransferase family 2 domain-containing protein: MKQPFFFLHIPKTAGTTMNAVLDDNFDQSRIFDLYTDDQREKLRETTYEDLAQYDLVRGHVFIVNFEDILDGPIPFNMFTFLRDPVKRVISEYHFLKSWPKSHLYRFLNDNDISLTEYVTSNRPELRMRGRNSMVNSLSGVGHATIEDGLEAALHHLKDRFFCFGILERFDESLLMLNNYLKFDRCFYERQNVHAKRAHYPVSPAEVALIEEHNQADIALYDRACIEFDRRVKLLGKGFQSELRLFQKVNQRFQNVSRLIMEREGMETGDFLNAK; encoded by the coding sequence ATGAAACAGCCCTTTTTCTTCCTGCATATTCCCAAGACCGCCGGGACAACCATGAACGCGGTTCTGGACGACAACTTTGATCAATCCCGGATATTCGATCTCTACACGGATGATCAGCGGGAAAAGCTGCGTGAAACTACCTACGAAGATCTGGCGCAGTATGACCTGGTGCGCGGGCATGTGTTCATCGTCAACTTCGAAGACATCCTCGACGGCCCCATCCCGTTCAATATGTTCACGTTCCTGCGTGATCCGGTCAAGCGGGTCATTTCCGAGTACCATTTCCTCAAAAGCTGGCCCAAATCACATTTGTACCGGTTCCTCAACGACAACGACATCTCCCTGACCGAGTATGTGACCAGTAACCGGCCCGAACTACGTATGCGGGGTCGCAATTCCATGGTCAACTCCCTGTCCGGCGTCGGTCATGCAACCATCGAAGACGGGCTGGAGGCAGCGTTGCACCACCTCAAGGACCGTTTCTTCTGCTTCGGTATACTTGAGCGCTTTGACGAGTCCCTGCTCATGCTCAACAACTACCTCAAATTTGATCGCTGCTTTTACGAGCGGCAGAATGTGCACGCCAAGCGCGCCCACTACCCGGTATCACCTGCCGAAGTCGCGCTCATTGAGGAACACAATCAGGCGGATATCGCGCTGTATGATCGGGCTTGCATCGAGTTCGACCGACGGGTCAAGCTGCTTGGCAAGGGGTTCCAGTCCGAATTGCGCCTGTTCCAGAAAGTAAACCAGCGATTCCAGAATGTTTCCCGCCTGATCATGGAGCGCGAGGGAATGGAAACCGGGGATTTCCTCAACGCAAAATAA
- a CDS encoding CDP-glycerol glycerophosphotransferase family protein — protein sequence MSNEALIASFAELAETTPKRPQRYVFMGENNGSFTGNTKHLFLYFAKNRPDVESCYFTGNPDTKRMLKDAGLPVAFFPDVDSVDTLVQASTVVVDSFDYKFHIYRPLTHGARIIQLWHGVGFKKIGLIEKESETTAKYNKLDLEFLYSGYDTVITTSDFYNKEVFKPSFNAKEYKVLGYPRNDALLQRPTKESMLNCDHECFRKTTTVRKEGRKTILYAPTFRDQTGSPVSGLDFQRLHDFLDREGLHLVMKAHRLTQIQAGSNLPYLSFYTNTCDVYPFIPLVDMMVTDYSSIYMDYLLLDRPVIFYCPDYEEYVTCNREFQFPYDDMTPGPKCRNQDEFHAALKKAATGDDGYSKQRQELRNKAFNHCDGHSSERIAEYLTGSPAQNRK from the coding sequence ATGTCCAATGAAGCACTGATAGCCAGCTTTGCCGAGCTGGCTGAAACCACGCCCAAAAGGCCTCAACGATACGTGTTCATGGGGGAAAACAACGGCTCGTTCACCGGGAATACCAAGCACCTGTTCCTTTATTTCGCGAAGAACCGCCCGGATGTGGAGAGCTGCTATTTCACCGGCAATCCCGACACGAAAAGAATGCTTAAGGACGCAGGACTGCCTGTCGCCTTCTTTCCGGACGTTGATTCTGTGGACACACTGGTCCAGGCTTCCACGGTAGTCGTAGACTCCTTTGACTACAAATTTCACATCTACCGCCCACTGACCCATGGGGCCCGTATCATTCAGTTATGGCACGGAGTCGGATTCAAGAAGATTGGCCTCATTGAAAAGGAATCGGAAACCACCGCCAAATACAACAAGTTGGACCTTGAATTTCTGTACTCCGGCTACGACACAGTGATTACGACTTCAGACTTCTACAACAAAGAGGTGTTCAAACCTTCCTTCAATGCCAAAGAATACAAAGTCCTCGGATACCCAAGAAATGACGCACTGTTACAGCGTCCGACCAAAGAATCGATGCTCAACTGTGACCACGAGTGTTTTCGCAAGACTACAACGGTCCGCAAAGAAGGCCGCAAGACCATCCTCTACGCCCCGACTTTCCGGGATCAAACAGGGTCACCGGTATCCGGTCTGGACTTTCAGCGGCTCCACGACTTTCTGGACCGAGAAGGGTTACACCTTGTCATGAAAGCCCACCGCCTGACACAGATTCAGGCAGGCTCCAACCTCCCGTACCTTTCGTTCTACACGAACACCTGCGACGTTTATCCGTTCATACCGCTGGTAGATATGATGGTCACCGATTATTCATCCATTTACATGGATTATCTGCTCCTTGATCGACCGGTGATCTTCTACTGCCCCGACTATGAAGAATACGTTACATGCAACCGTGAATTCCAGTTCCCGTACGATGACATGACGCCCGGTCCCAAGTGCCGCAATCAGGACGAATTCCACGCGGCTCTCAAAAAAGCGGCAACAGGAGATGACGGCTACTCTAAACAACGGCAGGAGCTTCGCAACAAGGCATTCAATCACTGCGACGGCCATTCATCCGAGCGGATTGCCGAATATCTCACAGGTTCGCCTGCCCAAAACAGGAAGTAA
- the ispD gene encoding 2-C-methyl-D-erythritol 4-phosphate cytidylyltransferase: MSNRKRYCILLAAGSGNRMKFPTPKQFLKLAGRTIIEHTLDMVDGHPEVDEIFIVMDKDYRSFMEEILLRNSYTKVTKVLNGGASRRESSASGIFAVEEDDALVLLHDAVRPFLSHRIVSDCYKALEQHASVDVAIPAVDTIIKVDEQDCIQSIPDRSALRRGQTPQGFRADVLKRAHHLAMEDPEVKVTDDCGLILRYGLGDVHVVQGEERNIKITYPEDLYLADKIFQLNTVDVEHLRSGEPLEGKHIVVFGSSRGIGEHVMRMGTDQGAIMHGFSRTNGVDVRDYKAVKEALDSVQAQTGRIDGVVNTAAILRSGTLLSRDIDDINLEIDINYTGSINVVKAALPHLKESRGSVALFTSSSYTRGRSLYTIYSSTKAAVVNLTQGLAEELHADGVRINAINPERTNTPMRRENFGVEPENTLLSAEAVAQATLDTLLAHFSGMVVDVRRND; encoded by the coding sequence ATGAGTAACCGCAAACGATACTGCATCCTTCTGGCCGCAGGCTCCGGCAATCGGATGAAATTTCCCACCCCCAAGCAGTTTTTGAAACTGGCAGGGAGAACCATCATCGAGCACACCCTCGACATGGTCGATGGACATCCAGAAGTGGATGAAATATTCATTGTCATGGACAAGGATTACCGGTCGTTCATGGAAGAAATCCTCCTGCGTAACAGCTATACCAAGGTCACCAAAGTACTGAACGGGGGGGCGTCCCGCCGGGAAAGCTCGGCGTCAGGCATCTTTGCCGTAGAAGAGGATGATGCACTGGTTCTTCTGCACGATGCGGTACGGCCGTTCCTCAGCCATCGCATTGTTTCCGACTGCTATAAAGCGCTGGAACAGCATGCTTCTGTGGATGTCGCCATCCCGGCGGTCGATACGATCATCAAGGTCGACGAACAGGACTGCATCCAGTCGATACCGGACAGATCCGCTTTGCGACGAGGCCAAACGCCGCAGGGGTTCCGTGCCGATGTGCTAAAAAGGGCACACCATCTCGCCATGGAAGACCCGGAAGTAAAGGTAACCGACGACTGTGGCCTGATCCTGCGGTATGGGCTGGGTGATGTACACGTGGTGCAGGGCGAAGAGCGAAACATCAAGATCACCTACCCTGAAGACCTTTATCTGGCAGACAAAATTTTCCAACTCAACACTGTCGATGTTGAACACCTGCGCTCGGGCGAACCGCTTGAGGGCAAGCACATCGTGGTATTCGGCTCCAGTCGGGGCATCGGTGAGCATGTCATGCGCATGGGAACCGATCAGGGCGCGATCATGCACGGTTTTTCCCGTACAAACGGTGTGGACGTTCGCGATTACAAGGCCGTGAAAGAAGCTCTTGATAGTGTCCAGGCTCAAACGGGACGCATCGACGGCGTGGTCAACACGGCAGCAATTCTTCGCTCCGGCACCTTGCTTTCCCGCGATATCGACGACATCAACCTCGAAATCGATATCAACTATACCGGTTCCATCAATGTGGTGAAAGCAGCTCTGCCTCACCTGAAGGAGTCGCGAGGATCTGTTGCCCTGTTCACCTCCAGCTCATACACCCGTGGTCGCTCACTTTACACGATCTATTCCTCGACCAAGGCTGCGGTGGTCAACCTCACACAGGGGCTGGCCGAAGAGCTGCACGCAGATGGGGTCCGCATCAACGCCATCAACCCCGAACGCACCAACACCCCCATGCGCCGCGAGAACTTCGGCGTGGAACCGGAGAACACCCTGCTCTCTGCCGAGGCCGTGGCCCAGGCCACACTCGACACCCTGCTTGCCCACTTTTCCGGCATGGTGGTAGACGTCCGCAGAAACGATTAG
- a CDS encoding 6-hydroxymethylpterin diphosphokinase MptE-like protein gives MTADQWENQLVIAFGDTRIDPAIPPNSVWRIPVPSQLQAQEMQQYLQPERMLGGLSFVLPEHLSAQDAVVVNELQKLLIYLHYKFVVFPKRSLSTVDTIGVREEPLPDVIREINQLRNYPWLLSSPLTDKLAAERVGMPVFLVLPGPSSQEIYPHLKEISKHSLVACLGRTINDCMAVGVEPDIVIQLDTYQVQRHFYDELPPMPNTLLVPLSICPFYPYANKFRGVVMMDSFNLDLLPNPSRLRESYVSSITACLGLAEVLHAPHAFISGANLSSPSRLKEHPYKGDNQGPPPIVAVQDNYYLNARNGELVEALEYFIATAKEVDQMAEAIAQTSGTKFYSTTDTTLLSSQWFPHIDLNAIMDLPPVNREAFLETVDRVLTAKEPVDLMKTRMAVLKMFKQLSVIEQMYREDSSTSELKGNHQITKAVRKMRNPEVPAPVDAVGVAARLATRWRRSLNDSRLLLQAMTNAGRGKQIPMLCFEDEVQDLSDMMQRLIPKKSWEYISIVTAPYPHLPSGRSLHPNAVLPWLAEQQVVCASPKMMRYFDYILEYAPEDNVYDLSNVIGK, from the coding sequence ATGACAGCTGATCAGTGGGAAAATCAATTGGTTATCGCTTTTGGCGACACCAGGATAGACCCTGCCATTCCACCGAATTCCGTGTGGCGCATTCCCGTACCCTCTCAGCTCCAGGCCCAAGAGATGCAGCAATATCTGCAGCCCGAGCGTATGCTGGGCGGACTTTCCTTTGTTTTGCCGGAACACCTTTCCGCTCAGGATGCAGTGGTCGTTAACGAGCTACAGAAGCTGCTGATCTATCTTCACTACAAATTCGTCGTGTTCCCCAAACGGTCACTCTCCACAGTGGACACTATCGGTGTGCGGGAAGAACCGCTGCCAGACGTGATACGGGAGATCAACCAGCTCCGAAATTATCCGTGGCTTCTATCCTCCCCGCTGACCGACAAACTCGCTGCCGAGCGGGTTGGCATGCCTGTATTTCTGGTGCTGCCCGGCCCTTCAAGTCAGGAGATTTACCCCCACCTGAAAGAAATCAGCAAACACAGCCTGGTGGCCTGTCTCGGCCGGACAATCAATGATTGCATGGCCGTAGGGGTGGAGCCGGACATCGTCATTCAACTGGACACCTATCAGGTGCAGCGCCATTTTTACGATGAGCTGCCGCCCATGCCGAATACGCTCCTCGTACCGCTCTCCATCTGCCCGTTCTACCCGTACGCCAACAAATTCCGCGGCGTGGTCATGATGGACAGCTTCAACCTGGATTTGCTGCCCAACCCGTCACGACTCCGTGAATCCTACGTCAGTTCCATCACGGCCTGCCTCGGGTTGGCCGAAGTGCTGCACGCCCCGCACGCATTCATATCCGGGGCCAATCTTTCTTCACCATCCCGCCTCAAAGAGCACCCGTATAAAGGAGACAATCAGGGGCCACCGCCCATTGTCGCTGTCCAGGACAACTACTACCTCAATGCACGAAACGGTGAACTGGTTGAAGCGCTTGAGTATTTCATCGCCACAGCCAAAGAAGTGGACCAAATGGCCGAAGCCATCGCCCAGACCTCGGGCACGAAATTTTACAGCACCACCGACACAACACTCCTTTCGTCCCAGTGGTTTCCGCATATTGACCTGAACGCAATCATGGATCTCCCCCCCGTGAACCGGGAAGCATTTCTTGAAACAGTTGACCGGGTTCTGACGGCAAAAGAGCCGGTTGATCTTATGAAAACCCGTATGGCCGTGCTGAAAATGTTCAAGCAGCTGTCGGTGATCGAACAGATGTACCGTGAGGACAGCTCCACATCCGAATTGAAGGGGAATCACCAGATCACCAAGGCTGTGCGCAAGATGCGTAACCCTGAGGTGCCAGCACCCGTTGACGCTGTTGGTGTGGCAGCCCGTCTTGCCACACGGTGGAGGCGCTCCCTCAATGATTCCCGCCTGCTGTTGCAGGCCATGACCAATGCCGGACGGGGCAAGCAGATCCCCATGCTCTGCTTTGAGGATGAAGTTCAGGATTTGTCGGATATGATGCAGCGACTGATTCCAAAGAAGAGCTGGGAGTACATTTCAATAGTAACGGCTCCCTACCCCCACCTTCCATCCGGGCGATCCCTGCATCCCAACGCTGTTCTGCCGTGGCTTGCTGAACAGCAGGTGGTCTGCGCTTCCCCTAAAATGATGCGCTACTTTGATTACATTCTGGAATACGCACCCGAAGACAATGTGTACGATCTCAGCAACGTGATCGGCAAGTGA
- a CDS encoding Rab family GTPase has product MKVCMIGTGGSGKTAYLYLMLKRIIIGPENCTIDPGDSYVHQEIDMNRWPLKTDYLQDDGTFKPSILRINRTTRKGPCSVNIPDISGAVFEDLDEMLKEINKGNRKIGPSLFNNDPMHKDQHNILRYIEGCGGIILLIDLQLERENKDEEWRRHLFQTAQVLNLIRKQVFLPDSPSKYRRPLMIVLSKSDLLKDDRSTPGMFDAGEKVHDYLVKIGGQPVIAAANNLYEEDCIIYAMHSSVVETKPDSNNEKPIPNYQACFNYPYDEYTKQFMLFLERLNDK; this is encoded by the coding sequence ATGAAAGTCTGTATGATCGGCACCGGTGGTTCCGGGAAAACCGCTTATCTCTACCTGATGCTCAAGCGCATTATTATCGGCCCGGAAAACTGCACGATTGATCCAGGTGATTCGTATGTTCATCAGGAAATCGACATGAATCGTTGGCCCCTCAAAACCGACTATTTGCAAGACGACGGTACTTTCAAACCGAGCATTCTGAGAATCAACAGAACAACACGCAAGGGACCTTGCAGCGTCAACATTCCCGACATTTCCGGGGCAGTTTTTGAAGACCTTGATGAGATGCTGAAAGAAATCAACAAGGGTAATCGGAAAATAGGCCCCTCGCTTTTCAATAATGACCCCATGCATAAAGACCAACACAACATCCTGCGGTATATTGAAGGCTGTGGAGGAATCATCCTCCTCATTGATCTTCAACTCGAAAGAGAAAACAAAGACGAAGAATGGCGAAGGCACCTCTTTCAGACAGCCCAGGTCCTCAACCTGATACGTAAGCAAGTATTTCTTCCCGATTCTCCTTCAAAATATCGCCGCCCTCTCATGATCGTTCTTTCAAAGTCCGACCTGCTCAAAGACGACAGGAGTACGCCGGGCATGTTCGACGCCGGGGAAAAAGTACACGATTATCTAGTGAAAATTGGCGGTCAGCCAGTCATCGCTGCAGCAAATAATCTTTATGAAGAGGATTGCATCATCTACGCGATGCACTCAAGTGTGGTTGAAACCAAGCCCGACAGCAATAATGAGAAGCCTATTCCCAATTATCAGGCCTGCTTCAACTACCCTTACGATGAATACACAAAACAGTTCATGCTGTTCCTGGAGCGGCTCAATGATAAGTGA
- a CDS encoding metal ABC transporter solute-binding protein, Zn/Mn family codes for MQLTRIVVSGVLVLFFAAMPGVAAAMEVYATILPQKYFIERIGGDLVDVHVLVQPGANPHMYEPTPKQMAALTRAKVYFAVGVTLEDSWLPRIKGTNSDLVVIHTDAGIEKLSIEAHEHEHGHGHEAHEGHAGHEHATHDHSGHDHAVHDHENDHATHKHGEDDHDSHGHDSHGAEGGMADPHIWLDPLRVKDMAVNIYNGLVLVDPGNEATYKRNLDTFVVEADALHAAVQDRLTVLPSANRVFLVFHPSWGYFADRYGLTQIAVEEGGNEPSPAHLAKVIRRCREMGIRVVFVQPQFSQRSAEVIASEIGGHVVPLDPLAEDWESNLRKAADAFVAGAQ; via the coding sequence ATGCAGTTAACTAGAATAGTTGTTTCAGGGGTGTTGGTATTGTTCTTCGCGGCGATGCCGGGAGTTGCCGCAGCAATGGAGGTGTATGCCACCATTCTGCCGCAAAAGTACTTTATCGAGCGGATTGGGGGTGATCTGGTTGATGTGCACGTGCTTGTGCAGCCCGGAGCCAATCCTCATATGTATGAGCCGACGCCAAAGCAGATGGCGGCACTGACCAGAGCCAAGGTGTATTTTGCCGTGGGTGTGACATTGGAGGATTCCTGGCTGCCTCGCATCAAGGGCACGAATAGTGATCTGGTTGTGATTCATACCGATGCCGGCATCGAGAAGCTTTCCATAGAGGCGCACGAGCACGAGCATGGGCATGGGCACGAAGCCCATGAAGGGCATGCAGGCCACGAGCACGCAACTCATGATCACTCTGGTCATGACCACGCGGTTCACGATCACGAGAATGATCATGCAACCCACAAGCATGGAGAGGACGATCATGATTCCCACGGTCACGATTCTCATGGTGCAGAGGGTGGCATGGCAGACCCGCATATCTGGCTCGATCCGCTTCGCGTCAAGGATATGGCTGTGAACATTTACAATGGGCTGGTATTGGTCGATCCGGGCAATGAAGCCACCTACAAGAGAAATCTGGATACGTTTGTTGTGGAAGCTGATGCACTGCATGCAGCAGTGCAGGATCGGTTGACCGTCCTCCCTTCTGCCAACAGAGTCTTTTTGGTCTTTCATCCTTCGTGGGGATACTTTGCTGATCGATATGGCTTGACCCAGATCGCTGTGGAAGAAGGCGGGAACGAGCCCAGTCCAGCGCATCTGGCCAAGGTAATCAGGCGCTGCCGCGAGATGGGGATACGAGTTGTCTTTGTGCAGCCGCAGTTTTCACAGCGCAGTGCCGAGGTGATCGCTTCGGAGATTGGTGGTCATGTTGTCCCGCTTGATCCTTTGGCAGAGGATTGGGAGAGCAATCTGCGTAAGGCTGCCGATGCTTTTGTGGCGGGTGCACAGTGA
- a CDS encoding Fur family transcriptional regulator: MESGHAVSAREVLEAVVLRRRMNRVTVYRILDLLFENDLINRISSGEQGHLYCVGHDHSHFHCTSCGVVQCVDNVTLHFNQDAVVNAVPMSVQRVDLHLEGMCSHCASHKH, translated from the coding sequence ATGGAGAGTGGACATGCTGTTTCAGCACGAGAGGTCTTGGAGGCGGTTGTGCTACGCCGGAGGATGAATCGGGTAACAGTGTACCGCATCCTTGATCTGCTGTTCGAGAATGATTTGATCAACAGGATATCGTCTGGAGAGCAGGGGCATTTGTATTGTGTCGGTCATGATCACAGTCATTTTCATTGTACTTCATGTGGTGTTGTACAGTGTGTCGACAATGTAACACTACATTTCAACCAAGATGCAGTCGTCAATGCAGTACCCATGTCGGTTCAGCGTGTTGATCTCCACTTGGAGGGAATGTGTTCGCATTGTGCATCCCATAAGCACTGA
- a CDS encoding IS5 family transposase (programmed frameshift): MQKRHALRDDQWDKIKEYLPGKQSDCGVTAKDNRLFIDAVMWIGKTGAPWRDLPESYGKWSSVHKRFIRWAKKGVWQMIFNTLAVDADTEWLMIDSTIVRAHQHSAGGKGAPPQQSVGKSRGGFSTKVHAATDALGCPTKFILTPGNTADCSMAIPLIEGQAAEHVLADKGYDSDEIVMAIEAMNANPVVPPRSHRKTRRTYDKHLYKERSAIECMFGNLKQFRRIATRYDKLATSYLAFVYVGAMWLWLK, encoded by the exons GTGCAAAAAAGACACGCTCTACGCGACGATCAGTGGGATAAAATCAAAGAATATCTTCCAGGAAAACAAAGTGACTGCGGTGTAACTGCAAAAGATAACAGGCTATTCATTGATGCAGTCATGTGGATTGGCAAGACAGGGGCGCCTTGGCGAGATTTGCCAGAAAGCTATGGCAAGTGGTCTTCGGTCCATAAGAGATTTATCCGCTGGGCCAAGAAAGGTGTATGGCAAATGATCTTCAACACGCTTGCGGTAGACGCTGATACTGAATGGCTCATGATTGACAGCACAATAGTGCGAGCTCATCAGCATTCGGCTGGCGGAAAGGGGGCACCTCC CCAGCAGTCGGTGGGGAAATCTAGAGGAGGGTTTTCAACGAAAGTCCATGCTGCCACAGATGCTCTCGGATGTCCAACTAAATTCATATTAACACCTGGAAATACAGCGGATTGCAGTATGGCGATTCCGCTTATTGAAGGACAGGCTGCCGAGCATGTCCTTGCTGATAAGGGCTATGATTCAGATGAAATTGTAATGGCAATTGAAGCCATGAATGCCAATCCGGTTGTCCCTCCTCGCTCTCACAGAAAGACAAGGCGAACATATGACAAACATCTCTATAAGGAGCGAAGTGCTATAGAGTGTATGTTTGGAAATTTAAAACAGTTTCGAAGGATTGCAACACGATACGACAAGCTGGCGACGTCCTATCTTGCTTTCGTGTACGTAGGAGCAATGTGGCTGTGGCTGAAGTGA
- the proV gene encoding glycine betaine/L-proline ABC transporter ATP-binding protein ProV: protein MGKIRVENLYKIFGNKPNKALGMLKDGHDKQSVLDKTGMTVGVDNASFTIEAGEIFVIMGLSGSGKSTIVRMLNRLIEPTSGRVLVDGQDVTAMDQDELVRFRLHNMSMVFQSFALMPHQTVLDNASFGLELAGVEKEKRYERAMQALEQVGLKGWEDQYPSQLSGGMQQRVGLARGLAVDPEILLMDEAFSALDPLIRTEMQDELLKLQEEDERTIVFISHDLDEALRIGDRIAIMEGGQVVQVGTPDEILQNPANDYVRAFFRGVDPTNVISAGDIVRDTHPTIVVKKEGSLRAAHEILSGSEREHGFVLDARHRFLGVVSSEGIRNALEADLPDKSLKQVFLSEASAVKADESMQEILPQLADGTWPIPVVNEDNVFKGVVSKNRFLRTLHRTEEAIHTEGDN, encoded by the coding sequence ATGGGTAAAATCCGCGTAGAAAATTTATACAAAATATTCGGCAACAAGCCGAATAAGGCTCTTGGAATGCTCAAGGATGGTCATGACAAGCAGTCCGTTCTTGACAAAACCGGTATGACTGTTGGCGTAGACAATGCGTCCTTCACCATCGAAGCCGGAGAAATATTCGTTATCATGGGACTGTCCGGTTCGGGCAAGTCGACCATTGTACGAATGCTTAATCGGCTGATCGAACCGACCTCGGGGCGTGTTCTGGTTGACGGGCAAGACGTTACAGCTATGGATCAGGATGAACTGGTCCGTTTCCGCCTGCACAACATGAGCATGGTCTTTCAGTCTTTTGCGCTGATGCCGCACCAGACTGTACTTGATAACGCATCCTTCGGCCTGGAATTGGCTGGAGTGGAAAAAGAAAAGCGTTATGAACGCGCCATGCAGGCCTTGGAACAGGTCGGCTTGAAAGGTTGGGAAGATCAATACCCCAGCCAGCTCAGTGGCGGTATGCAGCAGCGTGTCGGTTTAGCCCGCGGGCTTGCCGTCGACCCGGAAATTCTTCTTATGGACGAAGCCTTCTCGGCACTCGATCCACTCATCCGTACCGAAATGCAGGATGAGCTGCTCAAGTTGCAGGAAGAAGACGAACGTACCATCGTATTCATCTCTCATGACCTCGACGAAGCATTGCGCATCGGCGACCGTATCGCCATCATGGAAGGCGGCCAGGTCGTTCAGGTCGGTACACCGGACGAGATTTTACAGAACCCCGCCAACGATTATGTCCGCGCATTCTTCCGCGGAGTCGATCCGACCAACGTTATCAGCGCTGGCGACATCGTGCGTGATACGCACCCGACAATCGTTGTCAAGAAGGAAGGAAGCCTGCGCGCTGCCCACGAAATTCTCAGCGGTAGCGAACGTGAGCACGGCTTTGTACTGGATGCCCGTCACCGTTTCCTCGGTGTCGTTTCCTCCGAAGGTATCAGAAACGCATTGGAAGCCGATCTGCCGGATAAATCCCTCAAGCAGGTCTTCCTGAGCGAAGCAAGCGCAGTTAAGGCTGATGAGTCCATGCAGGAAATCCTGCCCCAGCTTGCTGATGGAACCTGGCCCATTCCGGTCGTGAATGAGGACAATGTCTTCAAGGGCGTTGTCTCGAAGAACCGCTTCCTGCGGACATTGCACCGGACCGAAGAAGCCATTCATACCGAAGGAGATAACTAA
- a CDS encoding ABC transporter permease — MFEDVVIPLDQWVSVFVEWLVDNYRDVFQMLKWPVEQLLNGFEHGLNAIHPLIIIAVVCFAAWKFSGKRLAIFSAAAMFFVGLLGLWEDTMITLAMVLSSVVICTLFGVPLGIMAGRSDRFEMTLRPILDAMQTTPAFVYLVPIVMLFSVGNVAGVFATIIFALPPIIRLTSLGIRGVHPELVEAAQAFGATRWQVLMKVQIPLALPTILAGLNQTIMMALSMVVIAALIGAGGLGSPVILGLNTLDIGRAVVGGVGIVLMAIVLDRITQSMAQRK, encoded by the coding sequence ATGTTTGAAGACGTAGTAATCCCCCTAGACCAATGGGTTTCGGTTTTTGTTGAATGGTTGGTGGACAACTACCGTGATGTCTTCCAGATGCTCAAATGGCCTGTCGAGCAGTTGCTCAACGGCTTCGAGCATGGGCTGAACGCCATTCATCCGCTTATCATCATCGCCGTTGTCTGTTTTGCCGCATGGAAGTTTTCCGGCAAGCGATTGGCCATCTTCTCGGCAGCCGCCATGTTTTTTGTCGGCCTTCTCGGCCTTTGGGAAGACACCATGATCACCTTGGCCATGGTCCTTTCCTCGGTTGTCATTTGTACCCTGTTCGGTGTGCCTCTCGGCATCATGGCCGGGCGCAGCGATCGATTTGAAATGACTCTGCGTCCCATTCTGGACGCCATGCAGACCACCCCGGCATTCGTCTACCTCGTTCCCATTGTCATGCTCTTCTCCGTGGGTAACGTCGCCGGTGTTTTTGCCACGATCATTTTTGCCTTGCCCCCTATCATCAGGCTTACAAGCCTCGGTATCCGCGGGGTTCACCCCGAGCTGGTCGAAGCGGCCCAGGCCTTCGGCGCAACCCGTTGGCAGGTTCTGATGAAAGTACAAATCCCCTTGGCTCTGCCGACCATTCTGGCCGGCCTGAACCAGACTATCATGATGGCCCTTTCCATGGTCGTCATCGCCGCGCTCATTGGTGCCGGTGGGTTGGGTTCCCCTGTTATTCTCGGGTTGAATACCCTTGATATCGGGCGTGCTGTTGTCGGTGGCGTGGGCATCGTTCTCATGGCTATCGTGCTTGACCGCATCACCCAGTCCATGGCGCAGAGAAAATAA